The following are encoded together in the Pedobacter steynii genome:
- a CDS encoding helix-turn-helix domain-containing protein gives MKSLVSPFEQYVIDFVLKLRKDKGYSQEQIGFIVGTSKVFISQIENNSQPAKYNMDHVNLLADHFGISPRVFFPEKAIV, from the coding sequence ATGAAAAGTTTGGTATCTCCTTTTGAACAATATGTGATAGATTTTGTCTTGAAGTTAAGGAAGGATAAAGGATATTCTCAGGAGCAAATAGGCTTTATCGTTGGCACGAGTAAAGTTTTCATAAGCCAGATTGAGAATAATAGTCAACCAGCAAAGTACAATATGGATCATGTTAACTTACTGGCAGATCATTTTGGGATCTCTCCACGAGTATTCTTCCCGGAAAAAGCAATTGTGTAA
- a CDS encoding PAS domain-containing sensor histidine kinase, with the protein MEQARLLKAIIETAIDGIITIDNRGRIESLNPAALRLFGYSLEEVEGRNISVLMPEPDRSGHDGYISRYQTTGEKRIIGKGREVKGLRKDGTTFPFRLAVSEVQYENRIIYTGFIHDLSREKEAEERLREYAAELEELVEERTKSLKKTVRALSEAKEEVSLSLEKEKELNQLKSRFVSMASHEFRTPLSSVQLSASLIDKYAEPYDNKNIRKHVSKIKNAVGNLTTILNDFLSLERLEAGRVEPTFTAFDLVKLAEEITEEMQMIAKQDQNIIYQHTGLQSMVLLDPNLLKNCMINLISNAIKYSGENTFIEFNTEINDQQCIVTIKDNGIGIPESDHKYLFQPFFRAHNTGNIPGTGLGLNIVQRYASLMKGDLYFESRIDTGTKFVLSFHK; encoded by the coding sequence ATGGAACAGGCAAGGTTACTTAAGGCAATCATCGAAACGGCCATTGATGGGATCATTACCATTGATAACCGGGGCAGGATAGAGAGCCTTAATCCGGCAGCACTGCGGTTATTCGGTTATAGCCTGGAAGAGGTAGAGGGAAGGAACATTTCTGTCTTGATGCCTGAGCCCGACAGAAGTGGGCATGATGGTTATATTTCCAGATATCAGACTACCGGAGAAAAACGGATCATTGGGAAAGGAAGAGAAGTAAAAGGATTGAGAAAAGATGGGACTACTTTTCCATTCAGACTCGCGGTGAGTGAAGTTCAATATGAAAACCGGATCATTTATACCGGATTTATCCATGATCTTTCCAGAGAGAAAGAGGCCGAAGAACGTCTGCGGGAATATGCTGCAGAGCTGGAAGAGCTGGTAGAAGAACGGACAAAATCGCTGAAGAAAACGGTAAGGGCCTTAAGTGAGGCGAAAGAAGAGGTGAGTCTTTCTTTGGAAAAAGAAAAAGAGCTGAATCAATTGAAAAGCAGGTTCGTATCTATGGCCTCCCACGAATTCAGAACCCCGCTGAGCTCTGTGCAGCTTTCAGCTTCACTGATTGATAAATACGCGGAGCCTTACGACAATAAAAATATCCGTAAACATGTCAGCAAGATCAAAAATGCGGTAGGCAACCTGACCACCATTCTGAATGATTTTCTATCTCTGGAACGTCTCGAAGCAGGGCGGGTGGAACCTACGTTTACGGCTTTTGACCTGGTAAAACTCGCTGAAGAGATCACTGAGGAAATGCAGATGATTGCCAAGCAGGACCAGAATATCATTTATCAGCATACCGGATTGCAAAGCATGGTACTCCTTGACCCCAATCTGTTGAAAAACTGTATGATCAACCTGATCTCTAATGCCATCAAATATTCCGGAGAAAATACCTTCATAGAATTCAATACAGAAATCAACGATCAGCAATGTATTGTGACCATTAAAGACAATGGCATCGGAATTCCGGAATCTGATCATAAATACTTATTCCAGCCCTTTTTCCGTGCCCATAATACCGGAAATATTCCCGGAACTGGTCTGGGATTAAATATTGTTCAGCGATATGCTTCCCTGATGAAGGGGGACTTATATTTCGAAAGCCGCATTGATACAGGGACTAAATTTGTCCTGTCCTTCCATAAATAA
- a CDS encoding response regulator yields MKKTQILIIEDNDDIRESTAEILELANYEVLQASNGRIGVELASTHLPDLILCDIMMPELDGYGVLYLLNKNENTAATPFIFLTAKAERLDMRKGMEMGADDYLTKPFDDVELMNAIESRLSKKEKQQHFYSQSLEKLSALFSNTSGLQELERIIAARKVRTIKKRQIVYYEGDHVSGVYLVMQGKVKTFKLSEDGRELLTGMYGQEEYFGITSLLLNAPYSETAEAMEDSTVCMLPRDLMEDLLNRYPDVARQFIEILSNNLQEKEEQLLQLAYHSVRKRMAEVLTRLCKQEQEGAELTLRVSRDNLAAMAGMATETVSRILSDFKDEGIIERKGSQIVILDQLRLQQMKN; encoded by the coding sequence ATGAAGAAGACACAGATACTCATTATAGAAGACAACGACGACATCAGGGAAAGCACCGCAGAGATTCTGGAACTGGCCAATTACGAAGTCCTGCAGGCCAGCAATGGCCGGATAGGAGTTGAACTGGCCAGCACACACCTGCCGGACCTGATCCTATGTGATATCATGATGCCTGAACTTGATGGTTATGGCGTATTGTATTTACTCAATAAAAATGAAAATACCGCTGCAACTCCTTTTATCTTCCTGACTGCCAAAGCAGAACGTCTGGATATGCGTAAAGGAATGGAAATGGGAGCTGATGATTACCTGACCAAGCCTTTTGATGATGTGGAACTGATGAATGCCATAGAAAGCCGGCTTAGTAAAAAAGAAAAACAGCAGCATTTCTATAGCCAGTCGCTGGAAAAACTGAGCGCCTTGTTCAGCAACACTTCCGGTTTGCAGGAGCTGGAAAGGATAATTGCCGCCCGTAAGGTCCGGACGATAAAAAAGCGACAGATTGTCTATTATGAAGGAGACCATGTTTCCGGAGTTTACCTGGTGATGCAGGGAAAGGTTAAAACCTTTAAGCTAAGCGAAGATGGCAGAGAGCTGTTAACCGGAATGTATGGTCAGGAGGAGTATTTCGGTATTACTTCTTTATTGCTGAATGCCCCTTATTCAGAAACGGCAGAGGCCATGGAAGACAGTACTGTTTGTATGTTGCCAAGGGATCTGATGGAAGATTTGCTCAACCGGTATCCTGATGTGGCCAGACAGTTTATTGAAATTCTATCCAATAACCTTCAGGAAAAAGAGGAGCAATTGCTCCAGCTGGCCTACCACTCGGTAAGAAAGCGTATGGCAGAAGTACTGACCAGACTGTGCAAACAGGAGCAGGAAGGTGCTGAACTGACCTTGCGTGTTTCCAGAGATAACCTTGCTGCGATGGCAGGAATGGCTACGGAGACGGTAAGCAGGATCCTGAGCGATTTCAAAGACGAAGGGATTATTGAAAGGAAAGGCAGCCAGATCGTTATCCTGGATCAGCTTAGGTTGCAACAAATGAAAAACTGA
- a CDS encoding lactate dehydrogenase: MRVVAYSIKSFEKEPLAIANNKKHEITLISNSLSPETASYAEGKEAVIVFNEDDNVSAMVINKLADLGVKFIATRSTDTTHIDTEAAALRSLKIANVPLTSLSGLSEKELPMALAIETIINLDNWQQNRCLGDACVCSRSCDQAESKVHIKGKPHQY, encoded by the coding sequence ATGAGAGTTGTCGCATATAGTATAAAATCTTTTGAAAAAGAACCCCTGGCCATTGCCAATAACAAAAAGCATGAGATCACGCTGATCTCTAATTCACTGAGCCCGGAAACTGCTTCTTATGCTGAAGGTAAAGAAGCAGTAATCGTTTTCAATGAGGACGACAACGTTTCTGCTATGGTGATCAATAAACTGGCAGACCTGGGCGTTAAATTCATTGCCACACGCTCTACAGATACCACACATATCGACACCGAAGCTGCTGCTTTAAGGAGCCTGAAGATCGCTAATGTTCCCCTGACTTCTTTATCCGGACTTAGCGAGAAGGAATTGCCTATGGCTCTGGCTATAGAGACCATCATCAACCTGGACAACTGGCAGCAAAACCGCTGCCTGGGCGATGCCTGTGTATGTTCCAGATCATGTGATCAGGCAGAAAGTAAGGTTCATATTAAAGGAAAACCTCATCAGTACTAA
- the hemN gene encoding oxygen-independent coproporphyrinogen III oxidase, with product MNNIISKYHVAAPRYTSYPTVPYWDESDFSAKNWTKAVIQSFKESNQRDGISLYIHLPFCESLCTYCGCNTRITKNHAVETPYIEAVLKEWQLYLNLFVSRPVIKELHLGGGTPTFFSAANLQLLIEGILQYADLHPDAEFSFEAHPGNTSPEHLTTLNQLGFRRLSLGIQDFDPHVQLIINRIQSYEQVEAVTLKARESGYTSINYDLIYGLPQQNLAGLSDTLDAVVKLRPDRIAFYSYAHVPWVKPGQRRYTEADLPAPELKQDLYELGCKKLKEAGYIDVGMDHFTLVTDSLYGAEIKGDLHRNFMGYTHQYSRLMVGLGVSSISDTWSAFAQNVKKVEDYISIVNEGKLPVFKGHLLTEEDLVIRKHILNIMCRGYTSWDKAEEQSEGLMEGLKRMRWLAMDGLVLMSEDNLRVTPLGKRFLRNICMALDVRLWANQPTTQLFSLTG from the coding sequence ATGAACAACATCATTTCAAAATACCATGTTGCCGCCCCGCGCTATACCAGCTATCCGACGGTCCCTTATTGGGATGAATCCGATTTCAGCGCAAAAAACTGGACTAAGGCAGTTATACAATCTTTTAAAGAAAGCAATCAAAGGGATGGCATCAGTCTATACATTCACCTCCCTTTTTGCGAAAGTTTATGCACCTATTGCGGTTGCAATACCCGAATTACCAAAAATCATGCAGTAGAAACGCCTTATATTGAGGCAGTACTGAAAGAATGGCAACTGTACCTGAATTTATTTGTGAGCAGGCCGGTAATCAAGGAATTACACCTTGGTGGTGGCACACCTACGTTTTTTAGTGCAGCAAACCTGCAGCTGCTGATTGAAGGGATCCTTCAATACGCTGATCTTCATCCCGATGCAGAGTTCAGCTTTGAAGCCCATCCCGGGAATACCAGTCCGGAACATTTAACTACCCTCAATCAGCTTGGATTCAGAAGACTCAGCCTGGGGATTCAGGATTTTGATCCACATGTTCAGCTGATCATCAACAGGATTCAAAGCTATGAGCAGGTAGAAGCAGTGACTTTGAAAGCCCGGGAATCTGGTTATACTTCCATCAATTATGACCTCATTTATGGCCTGCCTCAACAAAATTTAGCAGGTCTTTCTGATACCCTTGATGCCGTCGTAAAATTAAGACCAGACCGCATTGCTTTTTATAGTTATGCCCATGTACCATGGGTGAAGCCGGGCCAGAGAAGATATACGGAAGCCGATCTCCCTGCTCCGGAACTGAAACAGGACTTGTATGAACTTGGATGTAAAAAACTGAAGGAAGCCGGATATATCGATGTGGGAATGGACCATTTTACCCTGGTAACAGATAGCCTGTATGGTGCCGAGATTAAGGGGGATCTACACCGTAACTTTATGGGCTATACCCATCAGTACAGCCGGTTAATGGTGGGGCTGGGCGTATCATCGATCAGTGATACCTGGTCTGCCTTTGCACAAAACGTGAAAAAGGTGGAAGATTACATCAGTATTGTAAATGAAGGAAAGCTGCCGGTATTTAAAGGACATCTGCTGACCGAAGAAGATTTGGTGATCCGTAAACATATTCTGAACATCATGTGCAGGGGATATACTTCCTGGGACAAAGCCGAAGAACAGTCTGAGGGATTGATGGAAGGGTTAAAGCGAATGCGCTGGCTGGCAATGGATGGCCTGGTGCTGATGTCTGAAGATAACCTGAGGGTAACCCCTCTGGGGAAACGCTTCTTAAGAAATATCTGTATGGCATTGGATGTCAGACTTTGGGCCAATCAGCCAACAACACAGTTGTTTAGCCTGACGGGTTAA
- a CDS encoding group III truncated hemoglobin — protein MNDIKDSNDIRFLVDTFYSNALIDPVIGPVFKAAAFSLERHIPVMVSFWETILLDVVTYKGNPMLKHIALNKEVPLHGEHFDQWMKIWETTVRTHFEGPVADNAISRASSIGQLMQYKIKQSSSL, from the coding sequence ATGAACGATATAAAAGATAGCAATGACATCCGTTTCCTGGTAGATACTTTCTACAGTAATGCCCTGATTGATCCTGTAATCGGCCCGGTATTTAAAGCTGCAGCCTTTTCTTTGGAAAGACACATCCCGGTGATGGTCTCTTTCTGGGAAACGATTTTATTAGATGTGGTGACCTATAAGGGAAATCCGATGTTAAAGCACATTGCCTTAAATAAAGAAGTTCCTTTACATGGAGAACATTTTGATCAATGGATGAAAATATGGGAAACTACAGTTCGTACTCATTTTGAAGGTCCGGTAGCCGACAACGCCATTTCCAGGGCCTCTTCTATCGGACAGCTGATGCAATACAAGATTAAACAAAGCAGCTCGCTTTAA
- a CDS encoding sulfite exporter TauE/SafE family protein gives MSTERLAFMIGLLGSVHCIGMCGPLAFAVPSLKQGWAFLVLDKLLYQLGRIVSYCFLGLMIGLIGQQIWMAGLQQGVSIFSGVLIVMAASSRLFKFQVFKNTPSFFLKPFHKAFNYALKHKANHLIIGIINGFLPCGFVYLAMAGALNTGNVSNSVTYMFWFGMGTLPLMFIATLSMGFTGALLRRRINKVIPYFMLCLGIWFIFRGLELNIPYLSPAGAEQGVAECR, from the coding sequence ATGAGTACGGAAAGGCTTGCTTTCATGATCGGATTGCTGGGGAGCGTGCATTGCATAGGTATGTGCGGTCCCCTTGCCTTCGCTGTGCCCTCCCTGAAACAGGGATGGGCATTCCTGGTGTTGGACAAATTGCTGTATCAGTTGGGAAGGATTGTTTCCTACTGTTTTCTGGGGCTGATGATTGGCCTGATCGGACAACAGATCTGGATGGCAGGGTTGCAGCAAGGGGTCAGCATCTTTAGCGGAGTGCTGATTGTCATGGCGGCATCGTCCAGGTTATTCAAATTTCAGGTCTTTAAAAACACGCCTTCCTTCTTTCTGAAGCCTTTTCATAAGGCTTTTAATTATGCCTTAAAGCATAAAGCCAACCACCTGATCATTGGGATAATTAATGGCTTTTTACCTTGTGGTTTTGTTTATCTGGCCATGGCAGGGGCATTAAATACCGGAAATGTAAGCAATTCGGTCACTTACATGTTCTGGTTCGGAATGGGCACTCTCCCACTGATGTTCATCGCTACCCTGAGTATGGGATTTACAGGAGCATTGCTCCGCAGGAGGATTAACAAGGTTATTCCTTACTTCATGCTTTGCCTGGGCATCTGGTTTATTTTCCGGGGACTGGAATTAAACATTCCCTATCTGAGCCCGGCGGGAGCTGAGCAAGGGGTCGCAGAATGCAGATAA
- a CDS encoding FixH family protein, with amino-acid sequence MIKQMKWNWGTKLMIGMVSFMTFIIVLAVLMFNSTPDALVDNDYYEKGLNYDADYNRKEQVKADHAAPEVQVLTGEIVLTFKEAAEGKVKIVRPSDKRMDKVVLIKTDTDYKSVIPSDDIAKGRWKLIIIWNSAGKSYLDEQEVMIK; translated from the coding sequence ATGATTAAGCAGATGAAATGGAACTGGGGAACGAAATTAATGATAGGAATGGTCTCTTTTATGACCTTTATTATTGTACTGGCGGTACTGATGTTTAACAGCACACCGGATGCCCTTGTAGACAATGATTATTATGAAAAAGGGCTCAATTATGATGCGGACTACAATCGGAAGGAACAGGTAAAGGCAGATCATGCGGCACCGGAAGTACAGGTGTTAACCGGTGAAATCGTCCTGACCTTCAAAGAAGCTGCAGAAGGAAAAGTTAAGATTGTCCGCCCTTCGGATAAGCGTATGGACAAAGTTGTACTGATCAAAACAGATACGGACTATAAGTCTGTCATCCCTTCGGATGACATTGCCAAAGGCAGATGGAAACTGATCATTATCTGGAATAGCGCGGGTAAATCCTATTTGGATGAGCAGGAGGTCATGATAAAATGA